In the Carboxydothermus hydrogenoformans Z-2901 genome, one interval contains:
- a CDS encoding Uma2 family endonuclease produces the protein MPLPKKDKIYTYVDYLTWPEEERIELIDGQVYLLAPPSRIHQEISGAIFNQFYNYLKDKPCKVYHAPFGVRLPSSNEKNDEDIKTVVEPDIVVVCDEAKLDVEGCKGAPDLIVEIVSPSTARKDEVEKFNLYEKFGVKEYWIVEPDSKIISVFTLQANKRYGRPEIYTDDDVIRVSIFDDLIVDLKLVFAY, from the coding sequence ACGTATGTTGATTATTTGACCTGGCCGGAAGAGGAAAGAATTGAATTAATTGATGGACAGGTTTATTTGCTGGCACCGCCGTCAAGAATTCACCAGGAAATTTCGGGAGCGATCTTTAATCAGTTTTACAATTATCTTAAAGATAAGCCGTGCAAGGTCTATCATGCACCTTTTGGTGTTAGGCTTCCTTCCAGTAATGAAAAAAATGATGAAGATATAAAAACTGTTGTTGAGCCTGATATAGTGGTGGTATGTGATGAAGCAAAACTTGATGTTGAGGGATGCAAAGGAGCTCCTGATTTAATTGTAGAGATTGTATCTCCATCTACCGCAAGAAAAGATGAAGTAGAAAAATTTAATTTATATGAAAAATTTGGTGTAAAAGAATATTGGATAGTAGAGCCTGACAGCAAAATTATAAGTGTATTTACTTTGCAAGCCAACAAAAGGTATGGCAGACCAGAGATATATACGGATGATGATGTAATCAGAGTATCCATTTTTGACGATCTTATCGTTGATTTAAAACTTGTATTTGCGTATTAA